Part of the Triticum urartu cultivar G1812 chromosome 2, Tu2.1, whole genome shotgun sequence genome, AAAAAAGAGGCCTGGGAGGCCTGTTGGAGACGCGGTTGGAGATGGTCTAAGCAGGTAAGGTAAGGTAAGGTAGGTGTGAGTGTGACCGTGACCAGTGTCGGCACACCCAGCACGACCGACATGAGATCCTCGTCGTCGCTTGATGGAGCCGCGCATACAAACTCGTCAGCGCGATCACCGTCGTCCAGTGGAAGGCGAGAGCGTGTGTGCGTGCGGTGGGTTTCAACGGCTGAGCACGGCGAGGCAGACACGTCATCAGTGCATGCATCTGGTAGTGACGAGCTGCTGGTCCAATATTTGGACACGACCGAGGTGGTGGAGGAGTTGGCCGAGACTTGTCTGTCCGGACAATGAAACAAAGTGGACCTCGTGCTTCCAGTACAGGGACATACATACCTGATTTTTGACAGAGGTTCGAGCTTTGCTTACAGCGCTTGCTCCTGATTAGACAGACCTGCCTGTCAACGAAATTGAGCGTTTGCTGCTTTCTTCGCCACCAGAAGAATTGATCGAGGGCAGTAGCAGTGAGGCGTGGATGCACGATTTTTCAGAGCTAGAAGATACCCCACGCGTTGTTACGGGTGACAGAATGTTGATATATAAGTGGTGAAGAACATGAAGATCTAATTCCTATATATGTAATACGATGTGCCATAAAAAAGGACATATTAGATATTAATAATAGCTGAAAGTAGATATATAAAAATTTACCGTGGGACGGAATTCCTACAGTTTCCGGTGGAAAAGAAAAAAGAGTACCCCCTATATAATAACATGGAAGTACTATTCTCCTTTTGAAAAATATTATACATTTGTTCCTTAGAAAATTGAGAACATATTGTATATTCATATTGCCTGAAGGTAGTGTTCCTGCTCTTAGATGCTCTAAGTGACAATAGTATCCCCTAAAACCAACTACACTTTTTAGAAAGTCAAAGCATGTTACATATGCTTATTTGGATTCAAAATTATGTTTGAGATGTCCCGCAAGGAAAAGTGATTATGTTAGGAGCCTACATCCTGGACAGTACGGCCGACTCCACGCGACTAGAAGCCCCCGAGAGCCCCGCGCGCACATTGGCCGCGAACCTCTCCATGGCGCGCGGCGGCAGGCACATCGGCACGGTGATCCCTCCGCCCGCCGCGGGGATGTGGAACGTGGCCAGCGTCGTCGTGGCCGGCCCGCCGTAGACCGGAAGGCCCCACCCGAGGTCCACCTCGTGCAGGTTCGACTTGGTGAGATCCGTCACGAGATACGTCCGCGCCGTCGTGAACCGCGGCCGCCCGCGCAGCACCAGCGCGTCGGCCACCGACTGCGCGTACTCGTCGGCCCCGACCCGCGCCTTCGCGGCCACGATCAGCTCCACGGCGCGACCCAGCGGTCCCGAGCAGAGCTCGCCGGCCGTCGTCCGCGCCACGCCGAAGGTGAGCGCGTTCCCGTAGAACCCCTCGGGCAGCGGGCGGCCGCGCATCCCGCGGGCGTTCACCACGAACATGAACCGCACCTCGTCGCCGGGCGCGTACCCGAGCGCCGCCGTCCGGCAGCGCCAAGCGAACGCCGACAGGAGCAGGAACCGGGAGCACCGCGACCTCATCAGCGGCGGTAGCTGGTCCCTCAGCGAGGACAGCTCCTCGGGGCCGAAGAGGAACGCCCGGTGCACGAGCTCGGCGCCCGGACGGAGCCTGTCGTTGGCCGCGTCGGCCGCAAGCTCGTACTCTGGGTGCTCGTAGTTGGGGCACGGGGGGTCGCGCGCGTCGAGCAGCTCCCTCGCCCACACCGGCCGCACGCTTGGCGCCTCCATGCCGCCCGCCAGCTCGCCGACGGCCTGCAGGAACTGCGTGACGCCCGGCGCGTCCACCAGATTATGGCACACCTGGATGCCGAACACGAATCCTCCGCACCTCAACCTCGTCACCTTCATGCCATCATGCATGATGCATGTCAGTCTCGCGTACACGTAGTACAAATTAAGGATGCACCATCAATTCTTCAACCCTAGCCATGAGTCCATG contains:
- the LOC125533702 gene encoding benzyl alcohol O-benzoyltransferase-like — encoded protein: MAATSLAFVARRGEPELVAPAGLTPRELKRLSDLDDQESLRFYRSVIYFYRGRPSRPRADPARIIRHGLAAALVHYYPIAGRLRELPGRKLAVDCTGEGVCFVEADADVALDEFGDTLCPPVPCAGQLLCLPESNSAVVVDRPLLYVQVTRLRCGGFVFGIQVCHNLVDAPGVTQFLQAVGELAGGMEAPSVRPVWARELLDARDPPCPNYEHPEYELAADAANDRLRPGAELVHRAFLFGPEELSSLRDQLPPLMRSRCSRFLLLSAFAWRCRTAALGYAPGDEVRFMFVVNARGMRGRPLPEGFYGNALTFGVARTTAGELCSGPLGRAVELIVAAKARVGADEYAQSVADALVLRGRPRFTTARTYLVTDLTKSNLHEVDLGWGLPVYGGPATTTLATFHIPAAGGGITVPMCLPPRAMERFAANVRAGLSGASSRVESAVLSRM